The Dehalococcoides mccartyi CG5 genome contains the following window.
GATGTCATAATATCCGGTGGTGATCCCTTGACCCTGTCCACATCACGCTTGGAAAGTGTTCTTTCGGCCTTGCGTTCCATATCCCATGTAGAAATAATCCGCATTGGCACCCGCTATCCTGTAGTTTTACCCCAGAGGATAGATGATGAACTCTGCAGCATGCTTTCCAAGTATGGGCCTATTTGGCTTAATACCCATTACAATCATCCTAATGAAATAACAGATGAATCCCGCCAAGCATGTGATCGTTTGGTCAGGGCGGGCGTACCTGTAAATAACCAGTCGGTGCTTTTAAAAGGCATAAATGATAGCTTGCCCGTCCAAAAAGCTCTTTGCCATAAACTCTTGATGAGCAAAGTGCGTCCTTATTATCTGTTCCAATGTGACAATGTTCAGGGTACAGAGCATTTCCATACCCCCATTGAAACCGGGGTGGGTATTATTGAGGGCTTGCGTGGTTATACCTCTGGTTTGGCTGTGCCGAATTATGTTATAGATTTGCCCGGAGGCGGCGGCAAGATTACCATCCAGCCGGACTATGTGCTGGATAAACAGGCTGACGAATATATAATCCGTAATTACAAGGGTGAGATAATCCGTTTTAAAAACCCGGGTGGTCACAAAGTTTTTAGTAATACCGGTAGCACAGGTACTGTTAAAACTGCCGCTAAAATAAATGGAGAAACAGATGCGAATAGGGCTGTCATACGATCTTAAACTGGCTTTGACCCCGGTAACCGGCGGCCCTGATGATGCGTTGGAGGAATATGACTCACCGGAAACGGTGGAGGCTATAACGAACTCCTTAACAGCGGCTGGACATGCTGTTTACCGTTTGGGTGGAGGTAAAGAATTTTTACGCAAGGTACAGGAACAGAAACTGGATCTTGTTTTCAATATTTCAGAAGGTTTGGGTAACTACCGCAGCCGCGAAGCTCAAATTCCCGGTGTTTTAGAGATGTTAGATATACCTTACACCGGTTCAGACCCGCAGACACTGGCAATCTGTCTGGATAAACCACTAACCAAGAAATTGGTGGCTGGTGCGGGCGTAAAGACTGCCAAATGGCAGTTGGTTAGCAACTGTGAAGAGCTTTCAACCATAGACTGGTCGGATTTCCCTTTGCCGGCTTTCCTGAAACCAGCCTGCGAGGGTTCCAGCAAGGGTGTGCGGTTTGCTTCCCGGGCGGAAAGTACCGACGAGATAATGAGGATGGCTACAGAACTTTTAACTACCTATAACCAACCTGTTTTGGTAGAGGAATTTATAAATGGCGACGAAATTACGGTAGGTGTTATAGGGAACGATAAGCCTAAAGTTCTGGGTATAATGCGGATTGTGCCTAAAACCAAAGCCGATTATTTTGTGTATTCCATTGAGATAAAACGCAACTGGCGGCAGATGGTAGAGTATGAAGTACCGGCGGCCTTACCTGCCAAAACTCTGGCCCGTATTGAAAAAGCCACACTGGATGCGTATAGAGTACTGGAATGCCATGATCTATGCCGGATGGATTTTAGGGTAAGCCCGGATGGTACGCCGTATTTTCTGGAGGTTAACCCGCTTCCCGGTCTTAACCCTGTCAGCGGAGATTTACCTATTATGGCATCTAAATTAGGTATCAGCCACGCAGATTTGGTGTTAGAAATACTTAACACTGCCATTGCCCGCCATAATTTGGTAGCGGCAGACTGTTTGGCCTGAGTTAAATATGGGGTTCAATCAAGCCTCCTTCGGGAGGCTTTTTATTTGGCAGATGGGTATGGTTGAGTGTCTTGCTATTTGAAAACGCTGAAGCTATAATTGAGAAAAGGTATCAATTAGAAGGATTTACGTGACAACTATCCAAAGCCGTATACGCCAGAATAAATACAAGATAACTCCCCAACGGCAGGCCGTTTTGAAGGTGCTTTCGGCTGCCATTCAGCCGCTTAGCCCTGCAGAAGTGCATAAACTGGTACAGGCAGACAAACCGGCAACCGGTATGGCTACTGTGTATCGGTCACTTCAGCTTCTGGCTGAACTGGGGCTTATTTGCGAACTTCATACCGCCGGAAACTGCCACCGCTACTTGCTAAAACGTATAGATTCCCATCACCACCATCTGATATGTTCCGGGTGCGGTCAAGTTGTTCATGTGGAGGGGTGCGGGCTTAAAGAGATTACGGAAAATCTGTCCAGACAAACAGGATTTGCCATTGATACCCATTTGCTGGAGTTTATTGGGCGGTGCCGGAATTGTCAGAAGGGGACTGGTAAAGTATGAAATTTAGGACATTATTTTTGAGTTTGATTCTAGGGGTTACACTTCTGAGCAGTTTACTGCTGGCAGGCTGTCAGGAAGAAACACCCTCTACTGCTAAACTGAAAATTGCAGTCAGTATAGTGCCACTAAAGGAGTTTACTCAGCAAATTGCAGGGGATAAGGCTGAGGTAGTTCTTATGGTTCCTCCCGGAGCAGAGCCGCATACTTATCAGCCGCTTCCTTCGCAGATGGTAGATGTAAGCCAGGCAGATATGTATGTGAAACTGGGATCTGATTTTGGTTTTGAGCAAAACTGGCTTTCAAAAATATTGTCATTAAACCATTCTATGCTGGTTGTAGACAGTTCGGTAAATATTACTCTTGAAAGTAGCCTAGAGGATAGCGGGGCAGATCCGCATATTTGGCTTTCCCCGCGTAATGCTATCCAAATGGTTAAAAATATCACTTTGGGGCTGATGAGTCTGGATCCCGAAAACCAAAGTTATTATGCCGCCAACAGAGATGCTTATCTGGCAAAGCTGGAGCAGCTGGATAACGAAATAACATTGGCCTTCAGTAATCTTTATAACCGCACTTTTCTGGTCTTTCACCCTGCTTGGGTTTACTTCGCCAGAGACTATAATCTGAAGGAACTTTCTATTGAGATAGAGGGCAAAGAGCCCACCCCCCAACAAATGATAGAAATTATAAATATGGCAATACAAAATAATATCAGCATTGTTTTCGCTTCGCCCCAATTTTCCAGCCGAAGTGCGGAGGCTATTGCTTCTGAAATAGACGGCAGGGTAGTGATGATAGACCCACTGGCAGAAGATTACATAACGAATATGGAGTTTGTTTACAAACAAATGCAAGAGGTTATGAGCTGAGCATGCCTGTCGTACCTGCCCTGGTGTTTAAGGGAGTGACAGCCAGTTTTGATGGGCTGGCAGTACTGGAAGATATTACTTTTTCCCAGCCCACAGGACGGATGCTGGGAATTATCGGTCCAAATGGGGGAGGGAAAACTACTCTTCTCAAGCTGATTTTGGGGCTCGTTCAGCCTGATTGCGGCACTATAAAGGTGCTTGGCAAAAGCCCTGAGGATGCCCGGCCGGAGATTGGTTACGTTTCCCAGTACCACCTTTTTGACCGTGATTTCCCTATAAGTGTTTTGGAAGTGGTGTTGATGGGCAGATATTCCAAGCGCGGGTTGGCACATAGTTACCGTAAGGAAGATGTGGCTCTGGCTGAAGAATATCTGGATAAAGTGGGCATGTTGCCGTTTATTAACCGCCAGATAGGCCAGCTTTCAGGCGGACAGCAGAAGCGGGTATTTATAGCTAGGGCTTTGGTTAATCAGCCAAAACTGCTTATTCTGGATGAACCTACTGCCGGGGTAGATGCGGCCATGCAAACCGGGCTGTACGAACTTTTAGAATCCTTGAAAAAAGATATGACTATTATTATGGTGACCCATGATATCAGTGCAGTGGCAGTATGCATAGATGATATTGCCTGTTTGAACAAGCATTTGTCATACCACCATGCCGAAGAGGGTTTGACTGCTGAAGATTTGGCTGAAACTTATAATTGCCCAATCCAGCTTATTGCACATGGGCAGGTACCTCACCGGGTGCTAAAGGAACACGAATGATAGAGGCTTTGGGTTATGGCTTTATCCAGAATGCTATTTGGGCAGGGCTGCTGGCGGCAATAGGCTGCGGTATTATTGGCAGCTACGTCGTGGTAAAAAAACTGGCATCCATCAGCGGCGGTATTGCCCACGCTTCCTTTGGCGGAATCGGTCTGGGGTATCTGCTGGGCATTAATCCGGTGCTGGGTGCGCTGGCATTCAGTTTGCTGGCTGCTGCCAGCATGGGTACTCTTACTCGCCGAAGCCGCATAAGTGAAGATACTATTATCGGTATGCTTTGGGCTTTAGGTATGGCTCTGGGCATTATCTTTATTGGTTTAACTCCCGGTTATGCACCGGATTTATTCAGTTATCTTTTCGGCAATATCCTGACAGTGCCGTCTTCAGATCTGGTGCTTATGCTGGTGCTGGACGCACTGATAATAGGGGTGGTCTGGTTTTTCTATAAGGAATTTTTGGGGGTATCTTTTGACGAGGAATTTTGCCGGGTAAGCGGTATGCCCACCGGGCTGTTATATGTAATAATGCTGGGGCTTATAGCGCTGACAGTGGTAATGCTGATACGAGTAGTAGGTATAATACTGGTAATAGCTTTACTGACCATACCGGCAGCAGTAGCCCGCCGTTTTACGGATAGCCTTTTAAAGATGATGGGGCTTTCAATAGGATTTGGGGTGGTTTTCTGTTTGGGCGGGCTGTGGCTTTCCTATATACTGGATTTCGCTTCCGGGGCTACTATTATACTCTTTAGCGTGGCGGTATTTCTGGCGGTTTTAGCTTTCAAGGGCAAAAAGAAACAAGAGCCGGCTTCAGATAAAACCGGCTGCATCAACCACGAATAATGTCCTTCTTCTCTGTTACAAAACTAGTGTGTGCCCAGAGGTCTGGTCTGGGGGAAAACATTTAGACCTATCAGCTTGCGTCTGGAAAAATTCTGCTGCTGTTTCCACTCCATGTTCCCCAAGCGGGTTACCATATCCCTTAGGGCTGGTTCACTAGTCAGGCAGTAAAGTTCAGCCCCGCCTTTTTGACAGAGCTTGATTATGCCACTGGAAACCAGCGATTGAAGGGTGGGCAATATATCGCTTCCATCTTCTATGGTGCTTGCAATAGCAGAGCGGTCAAAGCGGGCAAAAGGATGCTTGCTGAAAAGAAGGATTATCTGGCGGCTGGTGTAATCTACGGCACTTTGTTTCAGAAACTCATCAAGTTCCATCTTCGTTTCCTTATCTATGTCAACCCTCGTTAGCTTTAAGACTTAGATGTCTAGAGAGTGGCAGGGGAGGGAGTTCAACCTGCCACTCTCTTTCAAGATATAAAAATGTAGAATATTATCTGCTTAAGAAACGCGGCGGAGCCTGATGTGCGGCAGGAGCCGGTTTCCGGATGGAAGGCTGAGCGGATCGGTAACGCATAAACGAAGGAACTTCCAGTTCTTCCTGAGTTTTGCTTCTCAGACCTTTCATCATACGGGTCATTTCTTTTTCATGGTTGTTGGAAAGCATGCTTTCCTTGGTGGCAAAACCGGTGGCTATCAGGGTTATCTGTACTTCCTTACCCATGCGGGGGTCAGTGCTGACACCAAAGATGATATTGGCCTGTGGGTCAACCGCCTGACGGATAACGTCTGCTGCGGAGTTTACTTCCATAAGGGAAAGGTCTTCGCCGCCGCATACGTTGTAGATAACACCCATAGCACCGTCAACCGCTATATCCAGCAGCGGGCTGGCCAGAGCGGCTCTGGCGGCATCAGCTGCCCGGTTCTGTCCGGCACCCTTGCCTATAGACATCCAGGCGGGGCCGGCATCTTTCATGACGGCTTTTACATCTGCAAAGTCCAGGTTGATGATACCCGGAACGGTGATAACTTCGGCAATGGCCTTGACGCCGTTGCAAAGAACTTCGTCAGCCAGTTTAAAAGCCCCGTCAACCCCTGTTTTTTGGTCAACCATATCCAGCAGGCGGTCATTGGGGATAATAATAAGCGTATCAACGCTATCTACTATGTTATTTATGCCTTCTTCGGCGGTTTGCATGCGGTGAGCACCCTCAAAGCAGAAAGGCTTGGTGCATACCGCAATGGTCAGAGCGCCGGATTCCTTGGCTATTTTGGCAACCACGGGGGCTGAGCCGGTGCCTGTACCGCCACCCATACCGGCGGTTACGAAAACCATGTCAGCACCTATTATGTTTTCTTTGAGCTCGCTCAGGCTTTCTTCGGCAGCTGCTTTGCCCATGGTGTGGTTACCGCCGGCACCCAGACCGCGGGTGCAGCGTTCACCAATCTGGATTCGGGTAGCAGCTTCGGTAATAGCCAGATGCTGGGCATCAGTATTAACGGCTATAAACTCTACGCCCTGTATGTTATCCCGAACCATGCGGGTTACAGCGTTGCTGCCTGCACCGCCGCACCCGATAACTTTAATCTTTGCGCCACTGGGTACATATACTTTTTTTGACATTCTTTTATCCTTAGTAAATCATTATCCTTTCGTTAGTTTTTGGGGTTCCCAAACATTCGTGAGATAAAGCCGCCTTTAGCACTTTCTTCAGTGGTTGGGTGGCTCTTTGAGGCGTCTCGGTTATTGATACTCCAAAGCAACATGCCAACAACATTGGTACAGGCAGGATCATTTAAGATATCTGATACACCAAATAAATTGGGGGGAGTACCTACCCGTACCGGGAGCCGCAGTACTTCGCTGCCAAGCTCTGCAATGCCGGGGAGGTTGGCAGTACCGCCGGTTATTACCAGCCCGGAAGGTACCATTTTGGAATAATCATCGCTGGGTAACTCCAGGATAATGAGGCGCAGCAGTTCTTCAACCCGCATCCTGACAATCTCGCAAAGGTCAGGATAAGAGAAGGTATGTCCGCTTTCAACAAAGTTAGCGTCATTACATTCACCGGGTATTACACTGCTATATCTTTGTTTGATATCTTCGGCCATCTCAAAAGGAATGCCCAGACCCACAGAAACATCGTGGGTTACCTGTGAGCCGGCAATGGGCAGAACTGATGTATGATAAATACTGTTGCCTTTGAAGGCAGCTATATCTGTAGTGCCGCCACCGATGTCAGCCAAGATAACACCCTTTTCGCGTTCTTCATCGGTTAATGCTGCTTCAGCACTGGCTAAAGGATTGAAGACCAGGTCGTCAATCTCTACGCCGGCAGCACGGATGCACTTGGTAAGATTTTCAATTGAATTTGAAGCGGCGGTAATAATGTGGGTTTCGACATCCAGGCGGAAGCCATGCATGCCTACCGGATTACTAACGCCTTCCTGACCATCCACCGAATAATTACGGGGGATGATGTGAAGTACCTTTCTGTCCTGGGGCATAGTGATACTGCTGGCAATATCTATAGCCCTTTGCAGGTCACTCTGGCGCACCAGGTGGTCGTTTCGGGTGATACTGATAACTCCGCGGTTGTTTTTAGAGTTGATATGTTTTCCGGTTACGCCTATCAAGGCGGATTTGAGTTTATAACCAGCAGTTCTCTCTGCCATGCTTACCGACTCACGGATGGCTTCCTTAGCTTCATTAAGGTTAACCACCATGCCCTTCTGCAAACCACGAGAGGGGACAACCCCTACTCCCAGTATTCTCAGGTCTCCGTTTTCGGTGTCAGCCATAACGGTACAGATTTTACTTGTACCGACGTCTATGGCCGCTATCTGTCTCCTTTTCATTTTATTGCCTCTCCCTCATTTTTTATCCCCCGGCAACCCCTATATATATAGGTAGTTACCTACTTGACGTGGCGAAAATGAACATTCCATTTACCGGATAGTGACTCAATAAAAGCCTTTGAATCAGTGCTGGGCGCGCGGTATAATTCTGCTAGGAATCCATGAAGAAGTTCACCGCCACTCATGCCGGGCATAGGTTCAGCCGGCCCGGGTAGATTGATATGTACAATCTCCGTCATCAGCTTCTGATACTCAATTGCAGTCCCCATAGGTATTTTCCCTCCCTTGAAGATTCAGTTGTGCCACATATTAATCCGTTCCAAATAGAGCCGTCAAATTTAGTCCAAAATAATTTTGGAATATTCTAGCTGGAATTAGAACACTTGGAACTATTATAAAAAACGTCCTCAAAAATACCAGTTAATCCAACATTGGAATATACGCCAAAACAGATTAAATTCTTGCTATTTCGTAATTGATGGAATAAAATGTCTGGATGGAGGAGAAATGGCTAATCTAAAAGGCTCAAAACCCTTACCCCCATATGTATCATACCGAACCTTCTTAAACTTTCTTTTAGGCTTACAGGAGGCCATTCCATCTCGTTTAGACCGCAGTTTTTGGGGAGACAAGTGGTCTGGCAGTACCGGCACCCAGCTTATGTCTGCCCTGCGCTTTTTAGGTTTGGCAGATGCCGAAGGTATGCCGCGGGAAAAATTGCGCCGTTTGGTGGATGCCCGGGGAGAAGACCGTACCCTGATACTCAGGCAGATTACGCTTGAAGGATATCAATTCGTTTTTAATTCTTCCGCAGATCCTGAATCACTTACCTATGCCCAGCTGGAAGAACTTTTCCATAATAGCTTTAAAGTGGCGGATGATGTAGTTCGCAAGTGTATTAAGTTCTTTCTGGGGTTGGCAGAAGATGCTGATATATCCATTTCGCCGTTCGTTACCAAAAAATCACGTGTCGGACGGTCTGGAACTGGTACTAAGAAGATTCAAAAGAAAATAATACCAAGGACTGCTTCGCATGTTCTAATTCCAGATAATACAATGAAAGTTCCAGATAATTCAGATATGGATAGAGTGCTACTGGGTAAATTCCCTACATTTGATCCTGCATGGACGGATGAAGTTAAAGTAAAATGGTTTGAAGCTTTTGATGTTTTGCTTAAAAAGGTTTCTAAGGCCTGACCCCGAAGTAGTACTATCCCCTAGATTTTGATTGTACGCCCTCTTCCATTATATGAGTCTTTCGAAATTATGCTGTTTTTTAAAAACATTTTAAAATAATATTCCACAGACAGGACGTATAGGGTATAATCTTCTGAGAACTTTTGAGGTCAGAAGATGTATTTTAAACGTATACTTATAACTCTTGATGGTACAAAAACAGCTGAAAAGACCCTTCCTGTGGCTGAACTTATGGCCAGTTACCCCGAAACCGAACTTTTACTGGTAAGCATCTGTGATCCCAAACCTAAAATTACCGACGAACGCCAGAAATATTTGGATGCTAAATCTGCTGAATTACGGACAAAAGGCATTCAAGCCAACGGAAAAATGTTCTGCGGTGAGCTTTTACCGCTTATTTTGAAATGTATCAATGAGAATGGTATTGACCTGTTGTGTATGGCTTCTCACGGATATACCGGAATTAAGAAAATGGTACTGGGCAGTGTGTCCGAAAAGCTGATTAAAGCTACTAATCTGCCGGTATTATTGGTGAAGGAAGGGCATGACCCCGACAAGGCAGTTTTTGCAAATATTTTATTGCCACTGGACGGCTCACTCTTCTCTGAGGCTTGCCTAAAACAGGTATCTGATCTGGCACGTGATTTTAAGAGCAAACTTACCTTGCTGGTGGTTATTCAACCGCCATGCATACCTTCAGACCGTTCACCCAGTATTCAACCCAGCTGGGATGAATATTACCAAGCACTTCTTGAAGAACTTAAACAGCAGGCACAGGCTTATCTGGAACGCTTGACCGGCGAGTTGCAGGCAAATGGAATTGAAACTGAATTCCGTATGGAAGTTTCAGACAAAATTCCTGAAACTATTTTAAGTACCGCCGAAGATATAAATGCCTCGCTTATTTCATTTACCACCCATAATCGCTCTGGAATAGAGAAATGGTATTATGGAAGTGTGGCAGCCGGCTTGATTGAAAATTCCTCACATCCCATGCTTTTATGGCGAAACTCCATTTAAACCTTGCTTGACACCTGCCTTTGTTCCTTTCTACAATTAGCTAAGGTAAAGGCATGAAAAAAATTTACGACCTCAGCCCTGAAATACGCCCTGATATGATTAGCTGGCCGGGCGATAGTTGCCCGGAGATAACTCTGCTGCACAGTATCAAGTACGGTTCTCATAGCAACCTTAGCCGGCTGACAATGACATTACATAACGGTAGTCATATAGATGCCCCGCATCATTTTTTTGAAGAAGGTATTGGAGCGGGTGAGATACCTCTGGAGATACTGGTTGGTGATGTTCGGGTTTTGCGTTTTGGCGGGGTGAAAACTATTACCCGCAAAATGCTTGAACATGCTGACCTTAAAGGGGTAACTCGGCTTATTCTGGCTACTGACAATGAGAGCCTCTGGAAAAGGCCTGATTTTGATGAAAACTATACGTATATAGACATTGGAGCGGCTCAGTATCTGACTGAAATAGGTATACGGCTGTTGGGTATAGACTATCTTTCGGTAGAGGACTTTCAAGGTCTGGATGGAGTGCACAAGCATCTTTTAAGCCAAGGAGTGGTTATATTGGAAACGTTGCAACTTGCGGGTGTGCCTGAAGGTGATTATGAGCTTTACTGTTTGCCGCTGAAACTGGGCAAAGTGGACGGGGCACCTGCCAGAGTAATATTGATAGAGAGAGATTAGTTGAAAGACGTAAAAGTAGTGCCGGCTATACTTACAGATGATCCTGCGGCCTTTGAGTCCATGATAAAACAGTCAGAGGGTTTTGCACCGGTTGCCCAGATAGATATCATGGACGGGCAGTTCGTGCCTTCGCTAAGCATACCCCCGGAGGTTCTGGGCAGATATAAGCCCAGTTTTGCTTCCGAAATACACTTGATGACCCTGAATCCGGAAGAGTATCTGACTTACTGCAAGCAGCATGGTGCTCGCAGGGTAATATTCCATTTTGAGGCAACCCCCCGCCCTGAATATGTTA
Protein-coding sequences here:
- a CDS encoding metal ABC transporter permease, whose protein sequence is MIEALGYGFIQNAIWAGLLAAIGCGIIGSYVVVKKLASISGGIAHASFGGIGLGYLLGINPVLGALAFSLLAAASMGTLTRRSRISEDTIIGMLWALGMALGIIFIGLTPGYAPDLFSYLFGNILTVPSSDLVLMLVLDALIIGVVWFFYKEFLGVSFDEEFCRVSGMPTGLLYVIMLGLIALTVVMLIRVVGIILVIALLTIPAAVARRFTDSLLKMMGLSIGFGVVFCLGGLWLSYILDFASGATIILFSVAVFLAVLAFKGKKKQEPASDKTGCINHE
- the ftsZ gene encoding cell division protein FtsZ; translation: MSKKVYVPSGAKIKVIGCGGAGSNAVTRMVRDNIQGVEFIAVNTDAQHLAITEAATRIQIGERCTRGLGAGGNHTMGKAAAEESLSELKENIIGADMVFVTAGMGGGTGTGSAPVVAKIAKESGALTIAVCTKPFCFEGAHRMQTAEEGINNIVDSVDTLIIIPNDRLLDMVDQKTGVDGAFKLADEVLCNGVKAIAEVITVPGIINLDFADVKAVMKDAGPAWMSIGKGAGQNRAADAARAALASPLLDIAVDGAMGVIYNVCGGEDLSLMEVNSAADVIRQAVDPQANIIFGVSTDPRMGKEVQITLIATGFATKESMLSNNHEKEMTRMMKGLRSKTQEELEVPSFMRYRSAQPSIRKPAPAAHQAPPRFLSR
- a CDS encoding D-alanine--D-alanine ligase family protein, translating into MRIGLSYDLKLALTPVTGGPDDALEEYDSPETVEAITNSLTAAGHAVYRLGGGKEFLRKVQEQKLDLVFNISEGLGNYRSREAQIPGVLEMLDIPYTGSDPQTLAICLDKPLTKKLVAGAGVKTAKWQLVSNCEELSTIDWSDFPLPAFLKPACEGSSKGVRFASRAESTDEIMRMATELLTTYNQPVLVEEFINGDEITVGVIGNDKPKVLGIMRIVPKTKADYFVYSIEIKRNWRQMVEYEVPAALPAKTLARIEKATLDAYRVLECHDLCRMDFRVSPDGTPYFLEVNPLPGLNPVSGDLPIMASKLGISHADLVLEILNTAIARHNLVAADCLA
- a CDS encoding metal ABC transporter ATP-binding protein; translated protein: MPVVPALVFKGVTASFDGLAVLEDITFSQPTGRMLGIIGPNGGGKTTLLKLILGLVQPDCGTIKVLGKSPEDARPEIGYVSQYHLFDRDFPISVLEVVLMGRYSKRGLAHSYRKEDVALAEEYLDKVGMLPFINRQIGQLSGGQQKRVFIARALVNQPKLLILDEPTAGVDAAMQTGLYELLESLKKDMTIIMVTHDISAVAVCIDDIACLNKHLSYHHAEEGLTAEDLAETYNCPIQLIAHGQVPHRVLKEHE
- a CDS encoding KamA family radical SAM protein, yielding MTNTEKIKNKQSDDPLGAGTIENCGKVDDEPPSRPNQTKRFRLKYFPKVSDQDWNDWHWQFKNRVTSVAEIARFFHLSAEEYRDMDTVSAVFPLSATPYYLSLVDFDNVNDPVKLQLIPDTAELCFDAHCCSDPLEEAHSSVVPGLVHRYPDRVVMVLTDICPVLCRHCTRKREWKNGGWVHTQAEIDAMLAYIRQNQAIRDVIISGGDPLTLSTSRLESVLSALRSISHVEIIRIGTRYPVVLPQRIDDELCSMLSKYGPIWLNTHYNHPNEITDESRQACDRLVRAGVPVNNQSVLLKGINDSLPVQKALCHKLLMSKVRPYYLFQCDNVQGTEHFHTPIETGVGIIEGLRGYTSGLAVPNYVIDLPGGGGKITIQPDYVLDKQADEYIIRNYKGEIIRFKNPGGHKVFSNTGSTGTVKTAAKINGETDANRAVIRS
- a CDS encoding DUF5343 domain-containing protein, whose product is MANLKGSKPLPPYVSYRTFLNFLLGLQEAIPSRLDRSFWGDKWSGSTGTQLMSALRFLGLADAEGMPREKLRRLVDARGEDRTLILRQITLEGYQFVFNSSADPESLTYAQLEELFHNSFKVADDVVRKCIKFFLGLAEDADISISPFVTKKSRVGRSGTGTKKIQKKIIPRTASHVLIPDNTMKVPDNSDMDRVLLGKFPTFDPAWTDEVKVKWFEAFDVLLKKVSKA
- a CDS encoding Fur family transcriptional regulator produces the protein MTTIQSRIRQNKYKITPQRQAVLKVLSAAIQPLSPAEVHKLVQADKPATGMATVYRSLQLLAELGLICELHTAGNCHRYLLKRIDSHHHHLICSGCGQVVHVEGCGLKEITENLSRQTGFAIDTHLLEFIGRCRNCQKGTGKV
- a CDS encoding universal stress protein, which gives rise to MYFKRILITLDGTKTAEKTLPVAELMASYPETELLLVSICDPKPKITDERQKYLDAKSAELRTKGIQANGKMFCGELLPLILKCINENGIDLLCMASHGYTGIKKMVLGSVSEKLIKATNLPVLLVKEGHDPDKAVFANILLPLDGSLFSEACLKQVSDLARDFKSKLTLLVVIQPPCIPSDRSPSIQPSWDEYYQALLEELKQQAQAYLERLTGELQANGIETEFRMEVSDKIPETILSTAEDINASLISFTTHNRSGIEKWYYGSVAAGLIENSSHPMLLWRNSI
- a CDS encoding cyclase family protein, which produces MKKIYDLSPEIRPDMISWPGDSCPEITLLHSIKYGSHSNLSRLTMTLHNGSHIDAPHHFFEEGIGAGEIPLEILVGDVRVLRFGGVKTITRKMLEHADLKGVTRLILATDNESLWKRPDFDENYTYIDIGAAQYLTEIGIRLLGIDYLSVEDFQGLDGVHKHLLSQGVVILETLQLAGVPEGDYELYCLPLKLGKVDGAPARVILIERD
- the ftsA gene encoding cell division protein FtsA — protein: MKRRQIAAIDVGTSKICTVMADTENGDLRILGVGVVPSRGLQKGMVVNLNEAKEAIRESVSMAERTAGYKLKSALIGVTGKHINSKNNRGVISITRNDHLVRQSDLQRAIDIASSITMPQDRKVLHIIPRNYSVDGQEGVSNPVGMHGFRLDVETHIITAASNSIENLTKCIRAAGVEIDDLVFNPLASAEAALTDEEREKGVILADIGGGTTDIAAFKGNSIYHTSVLPIAGSQVTHDVSVGLGIPFEMAEDIKQRYSSVIPGECNDANFVESGHTFSYPDLCEIVRMRVEELLRLIILELPSDDYSKMVPSGLVITGGTANLPGIAELGSEVLRLPVRVGTPPNLFGVSDILNDPACTNVVGMLLWSINNRDASKSHPTTEESAKGGFISRMFGNPKN
- a CDS encoding metal ABC transporter solute-binding protein, Zn/Mn family is translated as MSLILGVTLLSSLLLAGCQEETPSTAKLKIAVSIVPLKEFTQQIAGDKAEVVLMVPPGAEPHTYQPLPSQMVDVSQADMYVKLGSDFGFEQNWLSKILSLNHSMLVVDSSVNITLESSLEDSGADPHIWLSPRNAIQMVKNITLGLMSLDPENQSYYAANRDAYLAKLEQLDNEITLAFSNLYNRTFLVFHPAWVYFARDYNLKELSIEIEGKEPTPQQMIEIINMAIQNNISIVFASPQFSSRSAEAIASEIDGRVVMIDPLAEDYITNMEFVYKQMQEVMS